CTGCTGATATCGGAAATATCGCAAACGATGGACACCGCTTGTTGTCCGTTTTTTCTGATACCCGTTTGTACCCGGTCAAGTTTTTCTTTATTACGGCCAACCAGGATCACTGTACCATGTTTTGCCAGTTCCATGGCTGTCGCCAGGCCAATGCCTGAAGTGGGGCCGGTAATGATATAGGCTTTTTGCATATTTGTCATAATTTTCCTGTCAATGTGTAGGACAAAATTATGCGCAAAACTATTTCGGGGTTATCCTGAGAAGTCCAGACTGACTTTCCTGAGCAGCTCAATTTCAGGCCAGTTTAATACATTGAAGGTCGTAAAAGCAAAAGAATGCTGCACCGGCATGGATTTTCCTTAACTTTAACCAATACCTCTGGATACGATGAAATGGTTTGAGAAAAAGTTTGATTTTGAACACAATGAGCTTGCCATACAGACCCTCACGGAAAGGCTGGCTGCATTCCCTTTAAAACTGGCTCAGCATGTGGCCAATATACAGGAACAGCAATTAATCACCGGCAAATGTCGGTCAAGGAACATATCGGTCATTTAAGCGATCTGGAACCGCTTTGGCAAGGGCGGTTAGCAGCAATCCATAAATTTTTAATGGGCAAACAATAAAATAATCACATGAAAATAACAATTATTATTTTTGCTATACTAGTTAAGAGTCTTTCAATATCCGCTCAGGAAACCAGTGCCAATAATGAAAAAATTATCTATTTGGCTCATGTTAGTATGGATTCTATAAAAGCTAAGATATTTCATGAATATGCCGACAGTATAAATAATTTTCAAACAGGAAATCTACCCGCCTTTATACAAACCCCTTGCTTTGACCTTACTGTAGGATTGTGGAAAAGTTTTCACTCACCGATGTCAATAAGATGGGAAATTTTACAAAAAGTAAATAACAAAGCAGCCTTAAAAAGGATCTTAGCTACTAAAGACAGATCACTTTTTCTTAAGTGCTCTTCTAAAAGCACATTTCAGATTCCTTACTTCGATAAAAGTTATAAATACTTAATCAAAAAACGAATAAAGGAGTTTAAGGAAGGTCGTTATACTATTAAATTGGTTCTTCCAACTTTTGTTGAATGCTGACAATTGAGTTAGTGTTTAAAAAGCCTTTCTGCCTGATAAAACTGAATCCATATAAAACTGCTTCCCCTCACCGAACAAATTAGCGACAATCAATGTCAAAAGAAAGGCTACGATTACTGCAGGTGTTTTATTTGACATAACTTAGTTTTCTGAAATAGTAATAGGATACACATAAAATTGCAAACGGAATCAGCGGTGCCACACCTTTTGCAACACCATCAGCTAGCCAATGTGCCAGGCTTGCGGAAAGCAGTAATATTCCGAAAGCGACATAAGCCCATTCTTTAAACATCCTGGGTATGGCAGGGATGAGGATAATTACCGCAC
This window of the Chitinophaga sancti genome carries:
- a CDS encoding DoxX family protein, whose protein sequence is MQKEKRIYWIITVIGMALIVLPSYFAPRTYLIETIHRLSFPAYFNLELDICKIVGAVIILIPAIPRMFKEWAYVAFGILLLSASLAHWLADGVAKGVAPLIPFAILCVSYYYFRKLSYVK